A window from Scylla paramamosain isolate STU-SP2022 unplaced genomic scaffold, ASM3559412v1 Contig27, whole genome shotgun sequence encodes these proteins:
- the LOC135097644 gene encoding LOW QUALITY PROTEIN: uncharacterized protein LOC135097644 (The sequence of the model RefSeq protein was modified relative to this genomic sequence to represent the inferred CDS: deleted 2 bases in 2 codons) yields MMHRLLSLKVCLGAFWGVFGGVCSVWGVLRRYDIVQRFLEYSLVRKVHCKATNGETLLQFYTERNNLGQYDNAVVRVLECEKLLHSTKPSTEMCLRVQLGTTEASSKARAQLQAMYESTRAQRHCWNFWFFLSCFLLPSVFYYLDVYTDILLAVEYHQDYLKSINDSDVVGTRNMTSANHSLSEEMVVLVDGEEEVRSRRIPRQPNRQPRQDQFPIHCFLHPAANYPVVHLESVHSCDAARYPSHFQTATFVFACIVVNAHISHPPGPRHGVPRKYLRADEAHERHSASDAGGWGGLEIVQQLPPPYGPTKTYQHHMRDMEIRKYYDLKHVAQMRVAITNVMEATLESAFQLILQLYIVGTHYTELDQVKDVTLGSILSLSPLGHNTQLSKPVFSVLISLVSLTWSFTSYHRFSKLGGLTILNALPLLFAIFFQVVSRAIACTVFTLAHTWKVFVVLGVHFVVVLVFKLKLEESSVLPVRTPFYCCQCFFMYLRPYFYVFLGTIASTLVYFRLERPSAVKKQRARRHSTVVIQVLFLVLAFIENLVMLGLPWGSAGWTTNLSSYDTFKYDTFIIISAVLCAISYLTGVILHAVYYSCFGHPWVDINGPSVHRDADEGTLVLSHYQQGKAGRWHRIRQQLPSRTTPDLHAGVRSGHLRLGPGTDWDVRGGEEEACHPLGPRLWSFRGASKDTSPRHAGLRGGTCQDREERGALRLI; encoded by the exons GTACGACATTGTGCAGCGGTTCCTTGAGTACAGCCTGGTCCGCAAGGTGCATTGCAAGGCGACAAACGGCGAAACACTCCTGCAATTTTACACCGAACGGAACAACTTGGGGCAGTACGACAACGCAGTGGTGCGCGTGCTGGAGTGCGAGAAGCTCCTGCACTCAACCAAGCCTAGCACGGAGATGTGTCTTCGCGTGCAACTGGGAACGACAGAGGCCAGTTCGAAGGCCCGCGCTCAGCTGCAGGCCATGTACGAGTCGACGAGAGCACAACGCCACTGCTGGAATTTttggttctttctctcttgttttctgctTCCGTCGGTTTTTTACTACCTAGACGTGTACACCGACATTCTGCTGGCGGTGGAGTACCATCAAGATTACCTGAAGAGCATCAATGACTCCGATGTGGTGGGGACGAGGAACATGACGAGTGCTAATCATTCGCTGTCcgaggagatggtggtgctggtggatggcgaggaggaggtga gaaGCAGAAGGATTCCTCGCCAACCTAACAGACAACCCAGACAAGATCAATTTCCTATTCACTGTTTTCTTCATCCTGCTGCCAATTACCCTGTTGTCCACTTGGAATCTGTACATTCATGTGACGCAGCAAGATATCCTTCCCATTTTCAAACTGCTACCTTCGTTTTTGCGTGTATCGTTGTAAACGCTCATATTTCTCACCCCCCTGGCCCTCGTCATGGCGTACCTCGAAAATACTTACGCGCAGATGAAGCACATGAACGTCACAGTGCGTCAGATGCAGGAGGTTGGG GTGGACTCGAAATCGTACAACAGCTTCCCCCCCCCTACGGGCCTACCAAGACCTACCAGCACCACATGAGGGACATGGAGATCAGAAAATATTATGACCTTAAGCATGTCGCGCAGATGAGGGTCGCAATCACCAACGTCATGGAGGCCACACTCGAGTCGGCCTTTCAGTTAATTCTGCAGCTGTATATCGTTGGGACGCATTACACTGAGTTGGACcag GTTAAGGACGTGACACTGGGCAGCATCCTGTCT TTGTCACCACTGGGCCACAACACACAACTCTCCAAACCGGTGTTCTCTGTCCTCATCTCCCTTGTGTCCCTCACCTGGTCCTTCACATCCTACCACAGGTTCTCCAAACTCGGAGGGCTGACTATTTTAAACGCACTGCCCCTCCTGTTCGCAATATTCTTCCAG GTGGTGTCCCGCGCCATCGCCTGTACGGTGTTCACCCTGGCACACACGTGgaaggtgtttgtggtgttgggtGTACactttgtggtggtgctggtgtttaaACTCAAGctggaggagag TTCAGTGTTGCCAGTACGCACACCGTTTTACTGTTGCCAGTGTTTTTTCATGTACCTGCGTCCATATTTCTACGTTTTCCTTGGCACCATTGCTTCTACGCTGGTGTACTTCAGGTTGGAGAGGCCCTCGGCTGTCAAAAAGCAGAGGGCGCGTCGTCATTCAACCGTAGTGATACAG GTGTTGTTTTTAGTCCTAGCCTTCATCGAGAACCTAGTGATGCTTGGCTTGCCTTGGGGATCTGCTGGCTGGACGACAAAT CTTTCATCATACGACACTTTCAAATACGACACTTTCATCATAATTTCTGCTGTCCTGTGTGCCATCAGCTACCTCACTGGCGTTATACTACATGCTGTGTACTATAG CTGCTTCGGCCATCCATGGGTGGACATCAACGGACCATCAGTGCACCGGGACGCAGACGAGGGGACCCTGGTATTGTCACATTACCAGCAAG gGAAAGCTGGAAGATGGCACAGAATTCGACAGCAGTTACCCTCGAGGACAACCCCTGACCTTCACGctggggtcaggtcaggtcatctGAGGCTGGGACCAGGGACTGATTGG GATGTgcgagggggagaagaggaagcttGTCATCCCCTCGGACCTCGGCTATGGAGCTTCAGGGGCGCCTCCAAAGATACCTCCCCACGCCACGCTGGTCTTCGAGGTGGAACTTGTcaagatagagaggaaagaggagcttTGAGGCTAATCTAG